The proteins below are encoded in one region of Ferroplasma acidiphilum:
- a CDS encoding chloride channel protein, with product MNLKLSTLPYFQRWFIVGAIIGVVAGFGALAFYFAIRLFELIFFTHIVGMPIPHPLGEGGSLVYHFYALRYYLIPVVVAAGGLITGFIIYTFDPSSEGHGTDAAIRSFHYNHGKIKRRTPVVKTIASAITIGSGGSAGREGPTALIAAGIGSFLADILGLSPKDRRIAVAVGIGAGIGTIFKAPIGGAVLGAEILYRRDFESEVIFPSLVASSIGYSIFASVVGFAPIFGDYLNTFNVLRLPFYAVLGLVAGLFSILYIRTFYGVRNLFKKFKIPNHFKPMIGGAIVGVIALLFPEILGTGYGWVELLEYGKFNELVTFGLPILLILVLLPFVKIIATSFTVSSGGSGGVFAPGIFIGASLGALFGVLFHMVSPGIVPAVAPFVIIGMLSFFGAAGKAPLAVILMVVEMTGSLQLLPGAMLAVSIAYIASGTKYSIYESQVEQRRDSPANMGEYHTPMLLEMKVSSLNIINDVYADLYYTIYRADNIMKENELLSLPVVYHEKLMGAVYLYDIVNRSYGYVKDYYKAGISYVKLENSAENAWELMMKNRTKWCAVVDNGKFMGIITLDSILNKYEDDIKLINQEDSD from the coding sequence ATGAATCTTAAACTATCAACACTACCATACTTCCAGCGCTGGTTCATAGTGGGTGCCATAATTGGTGTTGTTGCCGGTTTTGGTGCGCTTGCTTTTTATTTTGCTATCCGCCTTTTTGAATTAATATTTTTTACCCATATAGTGGGAATGCCAATACCGCACCCACTTGGTGAAGGTGGTTCACTTGTTTATCATTTTTATGCATTGAGGTACTATCTTATTCCAGTTGTTGTCGCTGCCGGTGGCCTGATTACAGGATTTATAATTTATACGTTTGACCCCTCCTCGGAAGGGCATGGGACAGATGCAGCGATAAGATCATTTCACTATAACCATGGAAAAATTAAACGCAGAACTCCTGTGGTCAAAACAATAGCTTCTGCAATTACTATCGGTTCAGGCGGCAGTGCTGGTAGGGAAGGCCCCACAGCGCTTATAGCTGCGGGCATCGGCTCATTTCTTGCCGATATTCTCGGGCTCAGCCCTAAAGATAGGCGAATAGCTGTTGCTGTTGGCATAGGCGCTGGCATAGGGACAATATTTAAAGCACCTATTGGCGGAGCCGTCCTTGGAGCTGAAATACTATACCGGAGAGACTTCGAATCCGAAGTAATATTTCCATCTCTGGTGGCATCATCCATAGGCTACTCAATATTTGCATCCGTTGTTGGATTCGCACCTATATTTGGTGATTATCTCAATACATTCAATGTTCTGAGATTGCCTTTTTATGCAGTACTGGGGCTTGTTGCAGGATTATTCTCAATTCTCTATATACGGACTTTCTATGGCGTTAGAAACCTATTCAAAAAATTCAAAATACCAAACCATTTTAAACCAATGATCGGCGGTGCCATAGTCGGAGTGATAGCTCTGCTGTTTCCTGAAATACTTGGCACGGGCTATGGCTGGGTTGAATTACTGGAATATGGGAAATTCAATGAACTGGTAACTTTTGGACTCCCAATTCTCCTTATTCTCGTATTGCTTCCATTTGTCAAGATTATTGCAACCTCATTTACTGTTTCCTCGGGAGGAAGCGGTGGTGTCTTTGCACCGGGCATATTTATCGGGGCTTCACTTGGTGCACTTTTTGGCGTCCTCTTCCATATGGTTTCTCCAGGAATTGTGCCGGCGGTGGCACCATTTGTTATTATAGGCATGCTGTCATTTTTCGGTGCAGCGGGAAAGGCCCCTCTTGCTGTGATACTTATGGTAGTTGAAATGACAGGAAGCCTGCAATTGTTGCCCGGTGCAATGCTGGCTGTATCAATTGCGTATATAGCTTCCGGGACAAAATACTCCATTTACGAATCACAGGTGGAGCAGAGGAGGGACTCCCCGGCAAATATGGGTGAGTACCATACGCCTATGCTTCTGGAGATGAAAGTTTCAAGTTTGAATATTATTAATGACGTTTACGCAGACCTTTACTATACTATATACCGTGCTGATAATATTATGAAGGAAAATGAGTTATTGTCTCTCCCTGTTGTTTACCATGAAAAGCTAATGGGAGCCGTTTATCTTTATGATATTGTTAACAGGTCATACGGTTATGTAAAGGATTATTACAAAGCTGGTATTTCATATGTGAAACTCGAAAATAGTGCAGAAAATGCATGGGAACTTATGATGAAAAATAGGACCAAATGGTGCGCTGTTGTGGATAATGGAAAATTTATGGGTATAATAACGCTCGATTCTATACTGAATAAATACGAAGACGATATAAAACTTATAAACCAGGAGGATTCAGACTAA
- a CDS encoding D-sedoheptulose 7-phosphate isomerase — MDLEQYKNEGIKARKNIDISQIKSIASGIINSFRNNGKLIVFGNGGSAADAQHFVAELTGHYMKERKALPAIALTTNTSALTAIGNDYSYNDIFSRQVQALCKKEDYVVGISTSGNSKNVVAGIEEANSIGAFTLGFTGKSGGKLAGICSDVFHSDSDITPIIQEIHITAIHMICAIIDEDF, encoded by the coding sequence ATGGACCTGGAACAATACAAAAATGAAGGGATCAAAGCCCGGAAAAATATAGACATAAGCCAGATTAAGAGCATAGCCAGTGGCATAATAAATTCTTTTAGAAACAATGGAAAGTTAATAGTGTTTGGAAATGGTGGATCGGCTGCGGATGCACAGCATTTCGTTGCAGAACTCACAGGGCATTACATGAAGGAGAGAAAGGCCCTCCCGGCTATTGCACTGACGACAAATACTTCAGCACTTACTGCAATTGGAAATGATTACTCATACAATGATATATTTTCCAGGCAGGTACAGGCCTTATGCAAAAAGGAAGACTATGTGGTTGGAATAAGCACTTCAGGAAATTCAAAAAATGTGGTAGCAGGCATAGAAGAAGCAAACTCAATAGGCGCATTTACACTGGGATTTACCGGGAAATCAGGTGGCAAGCTTGCTGGAATATGCAGCGATGTTTTTCATTCGGATAGCGATATAACTCCTATAATACAGGAAATACATATAACAGCCATACATATGATCTGTGCTATTATAGACGAGGATTTTTGA
- a CDS encoding GHMP family kinase ATP-binding protein, with product MIITKTPLRIGLVGGSTDIPEYYRNYGGLLLSAAINKYIYIIVNKKFDHKIRVSYSSTEIVDTVDQIKHPSVREAMKLLDIDGGIEILSVSDIPSTGTGLGSSSTFLVGLLNALHAYKSEFASREQLAREAIEIERNVLQEPGGMQDQYMAAFGGINMLKFNENDSVYVNPVTLNYEKLEKLKDNMSLLYTGIGHNSGGIHKNIRGEISEHLDDYRKMKEYTMDFYHALYDMNIERLGKLLDQNWHSKRALYKEISTPVVDEYYSKALSLGAYGGNLIGAGGGGFLVFIVEAKDKHKLRELGLREIDFDFDFEGSRIIYFSQ from the coding sequence ATGATTATAACTAAAACTCCATTGAGAATTGGTTTGGTTGGAGGGAGCACGGACATCCCGGAATATTATAGGAATTATGGAGGATTGCTTCTTTCTGCTGCTATTAATAAATATATTTATATTATTGTAAACAAAAAATTTGACCATAAAATAAGGGTATCGTATTCCAGCACAGAAATTGTTGATACAGTTGACCAGATAAAACATCCCAGTGTAAGGGAAGCAATGAAACTACTTGATATAGACGGCGGAATTGAAATTCTCAGTGTTTCAGATATTCCATCGACAGGAACCGGATTAGGTTCGAGTTCAACATTCCTTGTAGGGCTCCTTAACGCATTGCATGCATATAAATCAGAATTTGCCAGCAGGGAGCAACTTGCGAGGGAAGCAATAGAAATAGAAAGAAATGTATTGCAGGAACCAGGAGGAATGCAGGATCAATATATGGCTGCCTTTGGTGGCATCAATATGCTGAAATTTAATGAAAACGACTCTGTTTATGTAAATCCAGTAACATTAAATTATGAAAAACTTGAGAAACTGAAAGATAATATGTCCTTGCTTTACACCGGGATAGGGCACAACTCTGGAGGAATCCACAAAAACATACGGGGCGAAATATCGGAACACCTGGATGATTACCGGAAAATGAAAGAATATACAATGGATTTTTACCATGCTTTATACGACATGAATATTGAAAGACTTGGAAAGCTTCTTGATCAGAACTGGCATTCAAAGAGAGCTTTATACAAAGAAATTTCGACACCCGTTGTGGATGAATATTACTCTAAAGCACTTAGCCTCGGGGCTTATGGTGGAAATCTCATCGGCGCAGGCGGCGGTGGCTTTCTGGTATTCATAGTAGAGGCAAAAGATAAACACAAATTGCGTGAGCTCGGACTCCGTGAGATAGATTTCGATTTTGATTTTGAAGGTTCCAGAATAATATATTTTTCACAGTGA
- the folD gene encoding bifunctional methylenetetrahydrofolate dehydrogenase/methenyltetrahydrofolate cyclohydrolase FolD — MLLDGKVVASEKMERLKSEIKGIIEKYGIEPELKLIQVGNDPASTIYANSKIKRGTKLGINVTLEKFDNITMDKLVDYIKDANANPRINGIMVESPLPPPLNFQEVVDNISFYKDTDGMTSFNQGNLYTKNEMIAPATARAVVDILEYYKIQPGNACIINRSAVVGRPLAMLLLNRDYTVTLCHSKTVDIKRIARENNVLVVAIGKPDYIDESYVTSESTVIDVGINYSGNKISGDVNFDSVSNKAKNITPVPGGVGIVTATDIFENFLNGMKYQIKEKLI; from the coding sequence ATGTTACTTGATGGAAAAGTAGTTGCATCTGAGAAAATGGAACGATTGAAGAGTGAGATTAAAGGCATAATTGAAAAATATGGAATTGAGCCGGAATTAAAATTAATCCAGGTTGGCAATGACCCTGCAAGCACCATATATGCAAATTCAAAAATAAAGAGAGGTACAAAGCTTGGAATAAATGTTACCCTGGAAAAATTCGATAATATTACCATGGACAAGCTGGTTGATTATATAAAAGATGCCAATGCAAATCCACGTATAAATGGTATAATGGTGGAATCTCCACTTCCTCCCCCACTTAATTTTCAGGAAGTAGTGGACAATATAAGTTTTTACAAAGATACGGATGGAATGACATCCTTTAACCAGGGAAACCTGTATACAAAAAATGAGATGATAGCGCCTGCCACTGCGAGGGCAGTTGTAGATATACTGGAATATTATAAGATACAGCCGGGAAATGCCTGCATTATAAACAGGTCAGCTGTAGTAGGGCGCCCTCTGGCAATGTTGTTGCTTAACAGGGACTATACTGTAACGTTATGCCATAGCAAAACAGTTGACATTAAGAGAATAGCAAGGGAAAACAACGTTCTTGTAGTTGCAATCGGAAAACCAGATTATATCGATGAAAGTTATGTAACATCTGAATCTACAGTAATAGATGTGGGAATAAATTATTCCGGAAATAAAATATCCGGTGACGTAAATTTTGATTCTGTGAGCAATAAAGCAAAAAATATAACGCCTGTACCCGGAGGGGTTGGAATAGTAACTGCAACAGACATATTCGAAAATTTTCTCAACGGGATGAAATACCAAATCAAAGAGAAATTAATTTAA
- a CDS encoding glucose 1-dehydrogenase gives MEGVMTLTTSAPGGGISYGRINMPDYKDGKAKIRPVYTGICGTDRAEIAGHLPFAYNPTGQNYMVIGHEAVCQVIDIGENNSRIRPGDYVIPIVRRRGTCINCRIGRQDNCSDADNDITEAGIRGADGFNSEYFFDSPENLIKVNDSSMAMLSTLTEPAKNVMKAFEIFDKLTKRSIFEAEDSTYISKNCLIIGTGSEAFLYAFMAREYDMTVYLTNRHRLLEEKMGIIEGIHGLFYNYLEENGPDKIDLLIDTSGDPAAVMKFVKKLNYNGIAILFGTNGAAPNSQLTGNDLNYIIEHNIAISGSVDGSKKHYMDAIGYLEKWRSSSGGIINKLITGIYKPEDTEIFRAKPPEEIKSIIKW, from the coding sequence ATGGAAGGAGTTATGACACTGACAACATCCGCACCCGGGGGTGGCATATCTTATGGCAGAATTAATATGCCAGATTATAAGGATGGGAAAGCAAAGATAAGGCCAGTATACACCGGGATATGTGGGACAGACCGTGCTGAAATTGCTGGCCACCTGCCATTTGCATATAATCCCACAGGGCAAAATTATATGGTCATTGGCCATGAGGCAGTTTGCCAGGTCATAGATATAGGAGAAAACAATTCCAGAATCAGGCCCGGTGACTACGTTATCCCCATTGTGAGGCGCAGGGGAACATGTATAAATTGCAGAATCGGGCGGCAGGACAATTGTTCTGATGCAGATAATGATATAACAGAGGCAGGCATACGGGGTGCCGATGGTTTCAACTCCGAATATTTTTTCGATTCTCCGGAAAATTTAATAAAAGTTAATGATAGTTCAATGGCGATGTTAAGCACCCTAACAGAGCCGGCAAAAAATGTTATGAAAGCATTTGAAATATTTGATAAATTAACAAAAAGGTCTATATTCGAAGCTGAAGATTCCACCTATATATCTAAAAACTGCCTGATAATTGGAACTGGAAGTGAAGCTTTTCTATATGCCTTTATGGCGAGAGAATATGACATGACCGTTTATCTGACAAACAGACACAGGCTTTTAGAAGAGAAAATGGGAATTATTGAAGGAATTCACGGTTTATTTTATAATTATCTTGAGGAAAATGGGCCGGATAAAATAGACCTTCTTATTGATACCAGTGGTGACCCTGCAGCAGTTATGAAATTTGTAAAGAAATTAAATTATAACGGTATCGCTATTCTTTTCGGAACCAACGGCGCTGCCCCCAATTCACAATTGACGGGGAATGACCTGAACTATATTATTGAACATAATATTGCAATTTCCGGGTCTGTTGATGGCTCCAAAAAACATTACATGGATGCTATCGGTTATCTGGAAAAGTGGAGATCTTCCAGCGGTGGGATTATAAATAAACTTATAACCGGAATTTATAAACCGGAAGATACGGAAATATTCAGGGCAAAGCCGCCTGAAGAAATTAAATCTATAATAAAGTGGTAA
- a CDS encoding carboxymuconolactone decarboxylase family protein — protein sequence MDTEKKLEEVNRIMKEAGKDNSAFAGSFMNFMGATMGKGALDTKTKEFLALALGIAARCEWCISYHVNEAIKAGATRKELMEVGYVTVLMYGSQALMEMNSLVDAINKLEKQ from the coding sequence ATGGACACAGAAAAAAAATTAGAGGAAGTAAACAGAATAATGAAAGAAGCCGGTAAAGACAATAGTGCATTCGCAGGTTCTTTTATGAATTTCATGGGAGCCACAATGGGAAAAGGCGCACTTGACACTAAAACGAAGGAATTCCTGGCACTTGCACTTGGCATTGCTGCCAGATGCGAATGGTGCATTTCATACCATGTCAATGAGGCAATAAAAGCCGGAGCAACCAGGAAGGAGCTTATGGAGGTCGGGTATGTAACTGTGCTAATGTATGGTTCACAGGCCCTGATGGAAATGAATAGTCTAGTTGATGCTATAAATAAACTTGAAAAACAATGA
- the ribA gene encoding GTP cyclohydrolase II, translated as MIEFYAKAKLPTRFGVFNIYVFKNEDNKDHAVLVHGDIEGEENVPVRIHSECLTGDVFGSMRCDCRDQLITSLKYIGSRERGMLIYLRQEGRGIGLLNKIRAYNLEDNGKDTVEANIEQGLPADNRHYNFAVDVIKYLNIKSIELMTNNPEKIKNLEENGIKISKRIPVIIEPNSFDKFYLETKKDKMGHML; from the coding sequence ATGATTGAATTCTATGCGAAAGCAAAATTGCCAACAAGGTTTGGTGTGTTTAATATATACGTATTCAAGAATGAAGATAATAAAGATCATGCAGTACTTGTTCACGGGGACATTGAGGGAGAAGAAAATGTACCGGTACGTATACACTCTGAATGCTTGACAGGTGATGTATTTGGTTCCATGCGATGCGACTGCAGGGACCAGCTCATAACATCCTTAAAGTATATCGGCAGCCGGGAACGTGGGATGTTAATATACCTAAGGCAGGAAGGTCGGGGAATTGGCCTTTTAAATAAAATACGGGCATATAACCTTGAGGATAACGGGAAAGACACTGTGGAAGCAAATATTGAACAGGGATTGCCAGCAGATAACAGACATTATAATTTTGCTGTAGATGTTATAAAATACTTAAATATAAAATCTATAGAGTTAATGACAAATAACCCGGAGAAAATTAAAAACCTTGAAGAAAATGGCATAAAAATAAGTAAGAGGATACCGGTAATAATAGAGCCGAATTCCTTTGATAAATTCTATCTGGAAACAAAAAAAGACAAAATGGGACATATGCTTTAA
- a CDS encoding UbiA family prenyltransferase, with the protein MNKWIKITRPVNGLMGFFSIYIVGFIAVNLHIAEFIIPLTLGAISVFLVTAGGNIINDISDVETDKYNHPDRPLPSGTITKKAASYLAISFFIIAFIVSTFISIFISVVVVIAELLLVSYEFKTKKIGLPGNLTVSLLIGMIFLYGGFITGTISKMLLLFLLAFFSNMSREIMKDIEDINGDVDRVTFPKKYGIGMAKIVSAIFVVITISVSVLPYYFHVLSIYYLYAVVLDDLLFAITIWYLKANISRGEKVSKVAMIYGMVCFLIGGI; encoded by the coding sequence ATGAATAAGTGGATTAAAATTACACGTCCGGTAAACGGGCTCATGGGATTCTTCTCCATATACATAGTAGGATTTATTGCCGTAAACCTGCATATTGCTGAATTCATCATACCACTGACATTGGGTGCAATAAGTGTATTCCTCGTAACAGCAGGGGGAAATATAATAAATGATATCAGTGATGTGGAAACAGACAAATATAACCATCCGGACAGGCCGTTGCCTTCAGGAACCATAACAAAAAAAGCAGCATCATATTTAGCTATCTCATTTTTTATTATTGCATTCATAGTATCTACTTTTATATCTATTTTTATAAGTGTGGTGGTTGTAATAGCTGAATTGTTGCTTGTCAGCTATGAATTTAAAACTAAAAAAATTGGGTTACCAGGAAATCTTACGGTAAGCCTGCTTATAGGCATGATTTTTCTCTATGGAGGTTTTATCACCGGCACCATATCAAAAATGCTCCTTCTCTTTCTACTTGCCTTTTTCTCCAATATGTCCAGAGAAATAATGAAAGATATAGAAGATATAAATGGGGATGTTGATAGGGTTACGTTCCCAAAAAAATATGGAATTGGCATGGCAAAAATTGTATCCGCTATTTTTGTAGTCATAACAATTTCAGTATCTGTCCTGCCATATTATTTCCATGTGCTATCAATTTACTATCTTTATGCAGTGGTATTAGACGATCTCCTGTTTGCCATTACCATATGGTACCTGAAAGCTAATATATCCCGCGGTGAAAAAGTTTCGAAGGTAGCTATGATCTATGGAATGGTGTGTTTTCTAATAGGTGGAATATAA
- a CDS encoding alpha/beta hydrolase-fold protein codes for MHEIIVDKLVAESLKGNPLRDEYNREIIKIENNVKSSTPVFIGLPGFFGSGNSFLNKSYTSFDFKDLLEKLDTEYGYIMILPDTMTKFGGNQFVDSTAIGNYKSFIARDLVDYIHSLYGNRDIYLFGKSSGGFGSISITLDYPEIFKGFIDISGDSYFPYCYLPDFSTAYLTMKGKTLEGFIESYRQQMVHSQDELETYNVVAMAASYSPDGKNIQLPFSIDTGEILPDVWNKWLEFDPVNRLSGEVEKLKGKKIILQTGNRDEYKINIGMNMIHEILKRNQIDHYYKEYPNGHFNTNYFYLDSFPEILKSYK; via the coding sequence ATGCATGAAATTATTGTAGACAAATTGGTGGCAGAATCTCTGAAAGGCAATCCTCTCAGGGATGAATATAACAGGGAAATAATAAAGATAGAGAACAATGTAAAATCCAGTACACCTGTATTTATAGGACTTCCAGGATTTTTTGGGTCCGGAAACAGTTTCCTCAATAAAAGTTATACATCTTTCGATTTTAAAGATCTGCTTGAAAAGCTTGACACCGAATATGGTTACATTATGATTCTTCCAGATACTATGACAAAATTTGGAGGGAACCAGTTTGTAGATTCAACTGCAATTGGAAACTATAAAAGTTTTATTGCCCGTGATCTGGTAGATTATATACATAGTTTGTATGGAAATCGTGACATTTATCTATTCGGGAAGTCATCAGGGGGATTCGGCTCAATTTCTATCACCCTGGATTACCCGGAGATCTTCAAAGGATTTATAGACATATCGGGCGATTCATATTTTCCATACTGTTATCTACCGGATTTTTCAACTGCATACCTCACAATGAAAGGAAAAACGCTGGAGGGCTTTATTGAATCGTATCGCCAGCAAATGGTACACAGCCAGGATGAACTGGAGACATACAACGTTGTGGCAATGGCCGCTTCCTATTCTCCAGACGGGAAAAATATACAGCTCCCATTTTCAATAGACACAGGTGAAATACTTCCAGATGTATGGAATAAATGGCTGGAATTTGACCCTGTTAACCGGCTTTCCGGTGAAGTGGAAAAGCTAAAAGGCAAGAAAATAATATTGCAGACTGGCAACAGGGACGAGTACAAAATAAACATCGGAATGAATATGATACATGAAATATTGAAAAGAAATCAAATTGACCATTATTATAAGGAATACCCGAATGGGCATTTTAATACCAATTATTTCTATCTGGATTCATTTCCAGAAATTTTAAAAAGTTATAAATAA
- a CDS encoding FAD-dependent oxidoreductase: MNIVVIGGGAAGMSAASKARRMDKTARITVIEQTGYVSYAECGMPYYLSGYFEDSGELLHYPLSEFTEHRNLEVITGTKVEYINPGEKYVFAGNKKFPYDKLVIATGAEPRIPDEFKGYAYALRNMDDAIGIKEKIKGLNNVTIIGAGVLGTELFSLLSHKFKVKLISKHEYVLPHMDSDMGNILTSIVNESGNEIEYNSIPSAISGTPGNYQVTTGNGPFNTQIVIFATGIKPSTELAEKAGLELTADGLIKVNDFLQTSNSDIYAAGDNVATKNIVTGSYGYYPLAQIANKMGRTIGINMFGNSRVFPGALGTTIINVFGYQVGYTGINEATAKKTGIDYGSVYIKAKSKSNYLHGSNIFLKIIYNKKTEEIMGGQIIGKDNAAWRLNVIATAISGHMNLYDLLYNDLGYEPEYGPVWDPIIISASLALDKENKKV, encoded by the coding sequence ATGAATATAGTGGTTATTGGCGGAGGTGCAGCAGGAATGTCCGCAGCATCCAAAGCAAGGAGGATGGACAAAACTGCCCGCATAACTGTAATTGAACAGACAGGATATGTGTCCTATGCTGAATGTGGAATGCCATATTATCTTTCAGGGTATTTTGAGGATTCTGGTGAACTTCTTCATTACCCCCTAAGTGAATTTACGGAACATAGAAACCTGGAAGTAATTACAGGCACGAAAGTTGAATATATAAATCCGGGTGAAAAATATGTATTCGCAGGGAACAAGAAGTTTCCTTATGACAAACTCGTTATAGCCACCGGGGCGGAACCACGGATACCTGATGAATTTAAAGGGTATGCATATGCCCTGAGAAATATGGATGACGCAATAGGCATAAAGGAAAAGATAAAAGGGCTGAACAATGTAACTATAATAGGTGCAGGTGTCCTGGGCACTGAACTTTTTTCACTGCTTTCACATAAATTTAAAGTAAAGTTAATTTCCAAACATGAATACGTACTCCCGCATATGGATAGTGATATGGGGAATATACTCACTTCCATAGTGAATGAAAGCGGAAATGAGATTGAATATAACTCTATCCCATCAGCAATATCAGGAACACCGGGCAATTATCAGGTAACTACCGGTAATGGGCCATTCAATACACAGATTGTAATTTTTGCTACTGGAATTAAACCATCAACAGAACTTGCAGAGAAAGCCGGATTGGAGCTTACTGCAGATGGGCTCATCAAGGTAAATGACTTTTTGCAAACATCGAATTCAGATATTTACGCCGCCGGCGATAATGTAGCAACAAAAAATATTGTTACCGGGTCATATGGATACTACCCCCTGGCACAGATTGCAAATAAAATGGGAAGGACTATTGGAATTAACATGTTCGGAAATAGCAGGGTGTTTCCTGGAGCGCTGGGGACCACAATAATAAATGTCTTTGGTTACCAGGTCGGGTATACCGGAATAAATGAAGCCACTGCAAAGAAAACCGGGATTGATTATGGAAGCGTTTACATAAAAGCAAAGAGCAAATCAAATTATCTGCACGGCTCCAATATATTCTTGAAAATTATTTATAATAAAAAAACAGAAGAAATTATGGGTGGGCAGATTATTGGCAAAGACAATGCAGCTTGGAGGCTAAATGTAATAGCCACAGCCATATCCGGCCATATGAATCTATATGACCTGTTATACAATGACCTTGGCTACGAGCCGGAGTACGGCCCTGTATGGGACCCGATAATAATTTCAGCAAGCCTTGCATTAGATAAAGAGAATAAAAAGGTATGA
- a CDS encoding polyprenol monophosphomannose synthase: MQYNASVVIPALNEKENLNRLIPALADDNISSIYIIDDQSTDGTADLVKKYPDVHFLFRGGRLGLISAEIDGMRLSGTEYVVVMDADLSHRPEDVPGLIDQAIRTSSDLVIGSRYTDKGITNDEFIRKIISRIANMLFRISFDINLNDCTSGFRVYSRKACDYLGKQVDIENGYVGQVDIVSRLAHNGFKITEYPVVFVKRTQGKSKLKMREIVNFFLFVIYNKKIFRAILGMAALVILMIVFSYLFILFI; encoded by the coding sequence ATGCAATATAATGCCTCTGTTGTAATTCCTGCCCTGAATGAAAAAGAAAATTTAAACAGGCTAATACCTGCTCTTGCAGATGACAACATTTCATCAATATATATCATAGATGACCAATCAACAGATGGCACAGCAGACCTGGTTAAAAAATATCCTGATGTGCATTTCCTTTTCAGGGGTGGCAGGCTGGGGCTTATAAGCGCAGAAATAGACGGAATGCGGTTAAGTGGCACCGAGTATGTTGTGGTAATGGACGCTGACCTTTCCCATCGGCCTGAAGATGTACCCGGGCTGATAGATCAGGCTATAAGAACTTCTTCAGATCTGGTTATAGGGTCTAGATACACAGATAAGGGTATAACAAATGATGAATTTATCCGTAAAATCATAAGCAGGATCGCCAATATGCTATTCCGGATATCATTTGATATAAATCTGAATGACTGTACATCCGGATTCAGGGTATACAGCAGAAAGGCATGTGATTACCTTGGGAAGCAGGTAGATATAGAAAATGGTTACGTTGGCCAGGTTGATATAGTAAGCAGGCTGGCACACAATGGATTTAAAATTACTGAATATCCTGTTGTATTTGTCAAGAGGACACAGGGAAAATCAAAGTTAAAAATGCGTGAAATTGTAAATTTTTTTCTTTTTGTAATATATAACAAAAAGATATTCCGCGCGATTCTTGGAATGGCTGCGCTCGTTATACTGATGATAGTTTTTTCATACCTTTTTATTCTCTTTATCTAA